TCGTCGAACAATCCGTCACCGTCGAAATCCAGGCGCACCGCGTCCATGACTCCATCGCCGTCCAGATCGGCGTTGGGTGGTACGTCCCAGGCGGTGACGCTCCCGTCCCCGGTACCAAAGCAGTAATCCATACCCGATACGAGGCCGCGGCGACTCCGGGCGTTCCGCCTTCTTGGGGCATGTGGATAACCACGGAGACAGAAACTGCGCTGATACCGGTTCACATAACGTAGGAGTGGATTCGGGGGCAATCGGTTCCGTCCGTAATCTCTGACCCCGTGGATGCCCCAACACTCACGCTGCTTCTCAGTGCAGCAGCCGCCGCAGGCTGGGTCGATGCGGTGGTGGGTGGTGGCGGGCTCGTCCTCATCCCCGTGCTGATGCTCGTCTTTCCCGGGATGACTCCCGCGACCGCCCTGGGAACCAACAAACTCGCCGCGCTGGCCGGCACGTCCTCGGCCGCCGTCCGGCTCTTTCCGCGCACCCCGTTGAACTGGCGTGCGCTCCTGGGCGCATTTGTGCTCGCCGCGGCCTGTTCCAGCGCCGGCGCCTACACCGCCTCGCGGCTACCGGTATCGGTCTTCAAACCCGTGGTGCTCGTGCTGCTGGTGGCCGTCGGAGTGTTCGTCGCGACCCGTCCTCAGTTCGGCACCGCGAAGGAGGGCGCCGCGCGCACCAAGGCCACCACTGTCACCGCGCTCGCGGTCGCGGCCATCCTGATCGCGTTCTACGACGGCATCATGGGTCCGGGCACCGGAACGTTCATGATCATCACCCTGACCGCCATCGCGGGAATGACCTTCCTGGAAAGCTCGGCCACCGCCAAGGTGCTCAATTCCGGAACCAATGTCGGCGCTCTCATCGTCTTCGCGTCGCAGGGTCACGTGCTCTGGCTACTGGGCCTGTCGCTCGGTGTCGCGAACATCGCGGGAGCTCAGCTCGGCGCGCACATGGCGCTGGGTCGCGGCGCAGGATTTGTCCGCGTGGTGCTGCTGGTGGTCGTCGTGGTGATGGTGGGCAAGCTCGGCTACGACATGATCGGCTGAGCGCGCTCAGGTACGGCTCGCCCACCATTCGCGCAGCGCCTCAACCGCCTCGTCGTGATCGAGCGGTCCACGCTCCAGCCGCAGCTCCTTCAGAAACCGCCACGCCTGGCCGATGATCGGCCCGGCCGGAACGCCCAACAGCTCCATGATCTCGTTGCCGTCGAGGTCGGGCCGCACCCGCGCCAGATCCTCCTTGGCTGTCAGTTCGGCGATGCGCTCCTCAAGACCGTCATAGTTGGCCTGCAGCCGCGCCGCTCGCCGCTTGTTCCGCGTGGTGCAGTCCGCGCGCACCAGCTTGTGCAGCCGCGGCAACATCGGGCCGGCATCGGTGACATACCGGCGCACCGCCGAATCGGTCCATTTGCCATCCCCATAGCCGTGGAACCGCAAATGCAGATAGACCAGCTGCGACACATCGTCGACCATCTGCTTGGAGTACTTGAGGGCACGCATGCGCTTGCGCACCATCTTGGCCCCGACGACCTCGTGGTGGTGAAAGCTGACCCCGCCGCCGTCCTCGTGCCGGCGGGTGGCCGGCTTGCCGATGTCGTGCAGCAGCGCCGCCCACCGCAGCACCAGATCGGGGCCATCGTCTTCGAGATCGATCGCCTGCTCCAACACCGTCAGCGAGTGCCGGTAGACGTCCTTGTGCTGGTGATGCTCGTCGATGGTCAGCTGCATCTCACCGACCTCGGGCAACACCACCGCGCCGAGGCCGCTTTCCACCAACAGATCGATTCCGGCGACCGGATTGGCGCCCACGATCAGCTTGTCCAGCTCTGCCTGCACCCGTTCGGCAGTGATCCGTCCCAGCTGACCGGCCATCTCATCCAGCGCCTTCAGCACCCGGGGCGCCACTGTGAAACCCAGCTGGGAAACAAAGCGAGCCGCACGCAGCATGCGCAACGGATCGTCACCGAAGGAGATCTCCGGAGCCGACGGGGTGTCCAGCACCCCGGCGCGTAAGGCCTCCAGTCCGTTCAGCGGATCGCAGAACTCTCCCGGCCCGTCCGGCCCGATTTTCACCGCCATCGCGTTGACGGTGAAGTCCCTGCGCACCAGATCACC
This genomic window from Mycobacteroides chelonae contains:
- a CDS encoding TSUP family transporter; this encodes MLLSAAAAAGWVDAVVGGGGLVLIPVLMLVFPGMTPATALGTNKLAALAGTSSAAVRLFPRTPLNWRALLGAFVLAAACSSAGAYTASRLPVSVFKPVVLVLLVAVGVFVATRPQFGTAKEGAARTKATTVTALAVAAILIAFYDGIMGPGTGTFMIITLTAIAGMTFLESSATAKVLNSGTNVGALIVFASQGHVLWLLGLSLGVANIAGAQLGAHMALGRGAGFVRVVLLVVVVVMVGKLGYDMIG
- a CDS encoding CCA tRNA nucleotidyltransferase, yielding MPESIPSAELLATAAVTLNRHKNMLSELGALFDSAGFDLYLVGGTVRDALLGKLGTDLDFTTDARPEQVQELVAGWAEAIWDAGIAFGTLGVVRKGQRVEITTYRSDSYDQQSRNPEVVFGDSLEGDLVRRDFTVNAMAVKIGPDGPGEFCDPLNGLEALRAGVLDTPSAPEISFGDDPLRMLRAARFVSQLGFTVAPRVLKALDEMAGQLGRITAERVQAELDKLIVGANPVAGIDLLVESGLGAVVLPEVGEMQLTIDEHHQHKDVYRHSLTVLEQAIDLEDDGPDLVLRWAALLHDIGKPATRRHEDGGGVSFHHHEVVGAKMVRKRMRALKYSKQMVDDVSQLVYLHLRFHGYGDGKWTDSAVRRYVTDAGPMLPRLHKLVRADCTTRNKRRAARLQANYDGLEERIAELTAKEDLARVRPDLDGNEIMELLGVPAGPIIGQAWRFLKELRLERGPLDHDEAVEALREWWASRT